A window of Staphylococcus sp. 17KM0847 contains these coding sequences:
- a CDS encoding cupin domain-containing protein — MCTKERYFKLDTLHQYCDFEAKKNIFYQSQQSAGAVWCIKPGQFLKPHKHAQADDVWIVLEGTGEFITNHDEKRIISKGDIIVSFPGDIHGVYNKGTENFVMLGFATPMPLDFIEC; from the coding sequence ATGTGTACAAAAGAACGCTATTTTAAATTAGATACATTACATCAATATTGTGACTTTGAAGCAAAGAAGAATATTTTTTATCAATCCCAACAATCTGCAGGTGCAGTATGGTGTATTAAACCGGGACAATTTTTAAAGCCCCATAAACACGCACAAGCAGACGATGTATGGATTGTGCTAGAAGGTACCGGTGAGTTCATTACAAATCATGATGAAAAACGCATAATTTCTAAAGGAGATATTATCGTTTCTTTTCCTGGTGACATTCATGGTGTCTACAACAAAGGCACTGAAAACTTTGTAATGCTTGGATTTGCCACACCGATGCCACTTGACTTTATTGAATGCTAG
- a CDS encoding NAD(P)-dependent oxidoreductase, translating into MKILVAGEIPESGMHFLEKNFEHVDVFEGEKLITKEVLIEKIKDKDALISLLSTNVDKEVIDAAPQLKIIANYGAGFNNIDVAYARSKNIDVTNTPNASTNATADLTIAILLAAARRVVEGDQLCRTTGFNGWAPLFFRGREVSGKTIGIIGLGEIGFAVAKRAKGFDMNILYCGPTRHEEKEKMLDAQYVSQEELLKSADFITINCSYNPSMKHMIDTKEIEMMKSTAYLINASRGPIVHEAALADALEKQIIEGAALDVFEFEPEINDKLKTLDNVVITPHIGNATFEARDMMAEIVTTNIFKKSNGQTPDYIVN; encoded by the coding sequence ATGAAAATTTTAGTTGCTGGTGAAATACCTGAATCAGGTATGCATTTTTTAGAAAAAAATTTTGAGCATGTTGATGTATTTGAAGGTGAAAAGCTCATTACCAAAGAGGTTCTGATCGAAAAAATTAAAGACAAAGATGCTTTGATTAGTTTATTATCAACTAATGTAGACAAGGAAGTTATTGATGCTGCACCCCAATTAAAAATCATTGCAAACTATGGAGCCGGCTTTAATAACATCGATGTTGCTTATGCACGTTCAAAAAATATTGATGTCACCAATACACCCAATGCTTCTACGAATGCGACTGCCGATTTAACAATAGCAATTTTATTAGCTGCTGCAAGACGTGTTGTCGAAGGCGATCAATTATGCAGAACGACTGGTTTTAATGGTTGGGCTCCCTTGTTTTTCCGTGGTCGAGAAGTTTCTGGCAAAACGATTGGTATTATCGGTCTAGGTGAAATTGGATTTGCCGTTGCAAAAAGAGCTAAAGGTTTTGATATGAATATTTTATACTGTGGTCCTACACGTCACGAGGAAAAAGAAAAAATGTTAGATGCTCAATATGTTTCTCAAGAAGAGTTACTTAAATCAGCAGATTTTATCACAATCAACTGCTCTTACAATCCTTCAATGAAACATATGATTGATACAAAAGAAATTGAAATGATGAAATCAACCGCTTATTTAATCAATGCGTCAAGAGGCCCTATCGTACACGAAGCTGCTTTAGCAGATGCTTTAGAGAAGCAAATCATTGAAGGTGCTGCTTTAGATGTTTTTGAGTTTGAGCCTGAAATTAATGACAAGTTGAAAACTTTAGACAATGTTGTCATTACACCTCATATCGGTAATGCCACTTTTGAAGCACGTGACATGATGGCTGAAATTGTTACAACAAATATCTTCAAAAAATCCAATGGACAAACACCTGATTATATTGTGAATTAG
- the thiD gene encoding bifunctional hydroxymethylpyrimidine kinase/phosphomethylpyrimidine kinase: protein MSLKKVLTIAGSDTSAGAGMQADLKTFQELDTYGMVALAAIVTMDKSTWAHDVSPIPFEVFNKQLETAISIKPDAIKTGMLGTEEVIKRAGEAFIESGAKFFVVDPVMVCKGEDEVLNPGNTEAMIQYLLPKATVVTPNLFEAGQLSGLGSLTSIDDMKKAAKIIHKQGAKHVVIKGGKALDQDKSYDLYYDGQSFYQLSTDMFQQSYNHGAGCTFAAATTANLANGQPPKDAVINAKAFVASAIKNGWKMNAFVGPVDHGAYNRIEKVEVTVTEI, encoded by the coding sequence ATGTCATTAAAAAAAGTATTAACAATTGCAGGTTCTGATACAAGTGCGGGAGCAGGTATGCAAGCTGACCTCAAAACATTCCAAGAACTTGATACATATGGAATGGTGGCACTTGCTGCAATTGTTACAATGGATAAATCAACATGGGCTCATGATGTATCACCTATTCCATTCGAAGTATTCAACAAACAACTCGAAACGGCTATTAGTATTAAACCTGATGCGATTAAAACAGGAATGCTCGGAACAGAAGAAGTGATTAAACGCGCGGGTGAAGCCTTTATTGAATCAGGTGCCAAATTTTTTGTTGTAGACCCTGTTATGGTATGCAAAGGTGAAGATGAAGTCTTAAATCCCGGAAATACAGAAGCTATGATTCAATATCTGCTACCTAAAGCAACAGTCGTTACGCCAAATCTTTTCGAAGCGGGGCAACTGTCTGGACTGGGTTCATTAACATCTATTGATGATATGAAAAAAGCTGCTAAAATTATTCATAAGCAAGGGGCAAAGCACGTTGTTATTAAAGGGGGCAAAGCTTTAGATCAAGATAAATCATATGACCTTTACTATGACGGACAATCCTTCTACCAACTTTCAACAGATATGTTCCAACAAAGTTATAACCACGGAGCAGGATGTACATTTGCTGCTGCAACTACGGCAAATTTAGCAAATGGACAACCTCCGAAAGATGCCGTGATTAATGCCAAAGCATTCGTTGCTTCTGCTATTAAAAATGGTTGGAAAATGAATGCGTTTGTTGGGCCCGTTGATCATGGTGCATATAACCGTATTGAAAAAGTTGAAGTAACTGTAACAGAAATCTAA
- a CDS encoding uracil-DNA glycosylase, which translates to MEWSTIFHDITTKHDFKEMHDFLEREYATEIVYPARENIYQAFELTPFDKVKVVILGQDPYHGPNQAHGLAFSVQPNAKFPPSLRNMYQELADDIGCHRTTPHLQDWAREGVLLLNTVLTVRQGQAHSHRDIGWEIFTNEIIKAISAYKSDVVFILWGKPAQQKIRLIDTTKHYIIQSPHPSPLSAYRGFFGSKPYSRANDYLVKHGIDPIHWCE; encoded by the coding sequence GTGGAGTGGTCAACGATTTTTCATGATATTACGACAAAACATGATTTTAAAGAGATGCATGACTTTCTTGAGAGGGAGTATGCAACGGAAATTGTATATCCTGCTCGTGAAAATATTTATCAAGCATTTGAATTAACGCCATTTGATAAGGTTAAAGTTGTGATTTTAGGTCAGGATCCTTATCATGGGCCGAACCAAGCACATGGACTAGCATTTTCAGTACAACCTAATGCTAAGTTTCCGCCATCATTGCGCAATATGTATCAAGAGTTGGCAGATGATATAGGATGTCATAGAACAACCCCTCATTTACAAGATTGGGCAAGAGAGGGTGTGTTATTGCTCAATACGGTATTAACTGTCCGACAAGGTCAAGCACATTCTCATCGTGATATTGGTTGGGAAATTTTTACGAATGAGATTATTAAGGCAATTTCGGCATATAAGTCAGATGTAGTGTTTATACTTTGGGGTAAGCCTGCGCAGCAAAAGATACGTTTAATTGATACGACAAAACATTATATTATTCAATCACCCCATCCGAGTCCTTTGTCAGCATATAGAGGGTTTTTCGGTTCTAAGCCTTATTCTAGAGCGAATGATTATTTAGTGAAACATGGGATTGACCCTATTCATTGGTGTGAGTAA
- a CDS encoding DUF5327 family protein: MQKGNLLQLLERELMQADQAVSEADFEKHIYAIHTLTALYTGASQSTVTHTQSVSSTSEVTAEEIRMMGGHVEPTQTSNHRLVTDDEIGNGESIFDF; the protein is encoded by the coding sequence ATGCAAAAAGGAAATTTGTTACAGTTGTTAGAACGAGAGTTAATGCAAGCAGATCAAGCTGTGTCGGAAGCGGATTTTGAAAAACATATTTATGCTATTCATACATTGACAGCTTTATACACAGGAGCGTCGCAATCGACAGTCACACATACACAGTCTGTATCATCAACATCTGAAGTTACAGCTGAAGAAATTCGTATGATGGGGGGACATGTTGAACCAACTCAAACATCTAATCATCGTCTTGTTACAGATGACGAAATCGGTAACGGAGAATCTATTTTTGACTTCTAA
- a CDS encoding DUF423 domain-containing protein → MKVFIILGAINALMAVGTGAFGAHVLEGKLSEHYLSVWEKATTYQMYHGLGLILIGIIGGTLNLNVGWAGWLMFLGIVFFSGSLYILSTTQISILGAITPIGGILFIAGWLMLAIASFKL, encoded by the coding sequence ATGAAAGTATTTATTATTTTAGGTGCTATTAATGCATTGATGGCTGTTGGGACAGGTGCATTTGGTGCCCATGTTCTAGAGGGTAAGCTATCCGAGCATTATTTATCTGTCTGGGAGAAAGCGACGACGTATCAAATGTACCATGGTTTAGGTCTTATATTGATTGGGATTATCGGTGGCACACTTAACTTAAATGTGGGATGGGCAGGCTGGCTCATGTTTTTAGGTATTGTTTTTTTTAGTGGTTCATTATATATATTATCGACAACACAGATCAGTATATTAGGTGCCATTACACCTATTGGAGGCATACTTTTTATTGCCGGTTGGTTAATGTTAGCCATTGCATCATTCAAATTATAA
- a CDS encoding APC family permease translates to MSKNNKKPDRGDLQQNLSEKFVWAIAYGSCIGWGSFILPGDWIQTSGPIAASIGIFIGALLMMIIAVSYGALVERFPVSGGAFAFSFLGFGRYISFFSSWFLTFGYICVVALNATAFSLLIKFLIPDAIAVGKLYTIAGWDVYITEIIIASVLLLVFMVITIHGASVSGSLQFYFCVAMVIVVVAMFIGSFFGESFSLDNLRPYQGPQYGWFQAIVMIVSVAPWAYVGFDNIPQTAEEFNFSPNKTFKLIVYSLLAASATYIMMILYTGWLTAPQDELWMTGAVTREAFGTIGLGVLAVAIIMGIFTGLNGFLLSASRLLFSMGRSGIMPTVFSKLHPRYKTPYVAIIFLVGLTLIAPWLGRTALTWIVDMSSTGVSIAYFVTCLAAARLFSYDRQSKTYGPVYKTFAIIGSVIAFIFLILLLVPISPASLSLPSHIALGLWSLLGLVFFFIRLPKLRRMDKDELSQLILDTRKKDVERMIED, encoded by the coding sequence ATGTCAAAAAATAATAAAAAACCTGACCGTGGCGACTTACAACAAAATTTGTCAGAAAAATTTGTATGGGCAATTGCATATGGTTCTTGTATTGGTTGGGGGTCTTTTATATTGCCGGGTGATTGGATCCAAACATCGGGACCCATTGCTGCATCCATTGGCATTTTTATTGGGGCATTATTAATGATGATTATTGCAGTAAGTTACGGTGCTCTAGTAGAACGATTTCCTGTTTCTGGTGGCGCATTTGCATTTAGCTTTTTAGGTTTTGGACGTTATATTAGCTTTTTTTCATCATGGTTTTTAACATTTGGGTATATTTGTGTTGTAGCACTAAATGCCACAGCGTTTAGTTTACTGATTAAGTTTTTGATACCTGATGCAATTGCAGTGGGCAAATTATATACTATTGCAGGTTGGGATGTTTATATTACGGAGATTATTATTGCATCAGTTTTACTACTGGTATTTATGGTTATTACGATTCACGGTGCTAGTGTATCGGGTTCGTTGCAATTTTATTTCTGTGTCGCAATGGTTATTGTCGTTGTTGCAATGTTTATTGGATCGTTTTTTGGAGAGAGTTTTTCACTCGATAATTTACGACCTTATCAAGGCCCTCAATATGGTTGGTTTCAAGCCATCGTAATGATTGTATCCGTTGCCCCGTGGGCATATGTTGGTTTTGATAACATTCCGCAAACAGCTGAGGAATTTAATTTCTCACCCAATAAAACATTTAAGTTGATTGTATATAGTTTATTAGCTGCAAGTGCAACGTACATCATGATGATTTTATATACAGGGTGGTTAACAGCACCACAAGATGAACTTTGGATGACAGGTGCAGTAACACGTGAGGCATTTGGTACAATAGGATTAGGCGTATTAGCAGTTGCGATTATTATGGGGATTTTTACAGGATTGAATGGTTTCTTATTAAGTGCGAGCCGTTTATTATTTTCGATGGGGCGTTCAGGTATTATGCCGACAGTCTTTAGCAAGTTACATCCACGTTACAAAACCCCGTATGTTGCTATTATCTTTTTAGTTGGATTAACTTTAATTGCACCGTGGTTAGGACGTACAGCACTGACATGGATTGTAGATATGTCTTCCACAGGTGTATCTATTGCATACTTTGTTACATGTCTTGCAGCGGCAAGGTTATTTAGCTATGATAGGCAAAGTAAGACATATGGTCCGGTTTATAAAACATTTGCCATTATCGGATCAGTGATTGCGTTTATTTTTCTTATTTTATTATTAGTGCCAATATCACCAGCTTCATTATCATTACCGTCACATATTGCATTAGGGTTATGGTCACTATTAGGACTTGTTTTCTTCTTCATTCGACTGCCGAAGTTACGACGTATGGATAAAGATGAATTGTCACAGTTGATTTTAGATACACGTAAAAAAGATGTAGAACGTATGATTGAAGATTAG
- a CDS encoding lipoate--protein ligase family protein encodes MDLATKYFNGIAWRYIDHTTGLEPMQSFAFDDTFSESVGKGLSPNVVRTWVHQHVVILGIHDSRLPYLNDGISLLTNERGYNAIVRNSGGLGVVLDQGVLNISLMFKGKTEVSIDEAFTVMYMLICKMFEDEDIDIHTHEIVHSYCPGKFDLSIDNKKFAGISQRRVRGGIAVQIYLCVEGSGSERALLMRDFYTRALKGEVTKFNYPHIDPTCMASLESLLGRPITVQDVMFKLLYAIKDLGGHLNTDAITADEWSRYEYYYDRMIVRNAKINAQLDYHDDSI; translated from the coding sequence ATGGATTTAGCTACAAAGTATTTCAATGGTATTGCATGGCGTTATATAGACCATACAACTGGTCTTGAACCCATGCAATCCTTTGCATTTGATGATACATTTTCAGAAAGTGTCGGCAAAGGCTTATCGCCAAATGTTGTGAGAACTTGGGTACATCAGCATGTTGTTATTCTAGGTATTCATGATTCACGTTTACCTTACCTCAACGATGGCATTTCATTATTAACAAATGAACGTGGCTACAATGCAATTGTGCGCAATTCTGGCGGACTCGGTGTTGTCCTTGATCAAGGTGTATTAAATATTTCTCTCATGTTTAAAGGCAAGACAGAAGTATCTATTGACGAGGCTTTTACTGTAATGTACATGCTTATCTGTAAAATGTTTGAAGATGAAGATATAGATATTCATACTCACGAGATTGTTCACTCTTATTGCCCGGGAAAATTCGACCTTAGTATTGATAATAAAAAATTTGCTGGCATCTCACAACGTCGTGTGCGTGGTGGTATTGCAGTCCAAATTTACTTATGTGTAGAAGGTTCTGGTTCTGAACGTGCACTGCTGATGCGTGATTTTTACACACGTGCATTAAAAGGTGAAGTTACAAAATTCAATTACCCACATATCGATCCAACATGTATGGCTTCTTTGGAGTCATTATTAGGACGTCCAATTACTGTACAAGATGTAATGTTCAAACTCTTATATGCGATTAAAGATTTAGGGGGACACTTGAACACTGATGCCATCACAGCTGATGAATGGTCACGTTACGAATATTATTATGATCGTATGATTGTGCGTAATGCTAAAATTAATGCGCAACTCGACTATCATGATGACAGCATTTAA
- the pta gene encoding phosphate acetyltransferase: MSSLLNVLKDKLSGKNVRIVLPEGEDERVLSAAVELQASDYVTPIVLGNVDNIKALAADKGLNIEGVEMIQPDASELKADLVNKFVERRKGKATEAQAQELLNNVNYFGTMLVYAGKADGLVSGAAHSTADTVRPALQIIKTKPGVSKTSGIFFMIKEDKQYIFGDCAINPELGASDLAEIAIESAKSAQSFGMSPRVAMLSFSTKGSAKSDDTEKVVEAVKLAQEKVTSENLTDVVIDGEFQFDAAIVPEVAKKKAPDAKIQGDANVFIFPSLEAGNIGYKIAQRLGGYDAVGPVLQGLNSPVNDLSRGCSSEDVYNLSIITAAQALQ; this comes from the coding sequence ATGTCTAGCTTATTAAATGTTTTAAAAGACAAATTATCAGGTAAAAATGTACGCATCGTATTACCTGAAGGAGAAGATGAACGCGTTTTATCAGCGGCCGTTGAATTACAGGCTTCTGATTATGTTACTCCAATTGTGTTAGGTAATGTGGATAACATTAAAGCACTTGCTGCCGATAAAGGTTTGAACATTGAAGGTGTTGAAATGATTCAACCTGATGCAAGCGAACTTAAAGCAGACCTTGTAAACAAATTTGTAGAACGCCGTAAAGGTAAAGCAACAGAAGCACAAGCACAAGAACTACTCAACAATGTTAACTACTTTGGTACAATGCTTGTTTACGCTGGTAAAGCAGATGGTCTTGTAAGTGGAGCTGCCCATTCAACAGCTGATACTGTCCGTCCAGCATTACAAATCATCAAAACAAAACCCGGCGTTTCAAAAACATCAGGTATTTTCTTCATGATTAAAGAAGATAAACAATATATTTTTGGTGACTGTGCCATCAACCCAGAACTTGGCGCATCAGATTTAGCTGAAATTGCGATTGAAAGCGCCAAATCTGCACAAAGTTTTGGTATGTCACCACGTGTAGCTATGTTAAGTTTCTCAACAAAAGGTTCAGCGAAGTCTGATGATACTGAAAAAGTTGTAGAAGCTGTTAAACTTGCACAAGAAAAAGTCACATCTGAAAACTTAACAGATGTTGTTATCGATGGTGAATTTCAATTCGATGCTGCCATTGTGCCTGAAGTAGCTAAGAAAAAAGCACCTGATGCAAAAATTCAAGGTGATGCTAACGTATTTATTTTCCCAAGTTTAGAGGCAGGTAATATCGGTTATAAAATTGCACAACGCTTAGGTGGTTATGATGCAGTAGGTCCTGTATTACAAGGTTTAAACTCTCCTGTTAATGACTTATCACGCGGTTGCTCTTCAGAAGACGTATACAATCTATCTATTATTACAGCAGCACAAGCATTGCAATAA
- the hemQ gene encoding hydrogen peroxide-dependent heme synthase, which yields MSHAAETLDGWYSLHLFYAVDWASWRLVPETERMEMIAQFESLLTELKGAKDTGEGDHVAYNIAGQKADILLWFLRPDMKALTAIETAINKLPIADHFIPTYSYVSVVELSNYLAGKSDEDPYENPHVRARLYPQLPETDYICFYPMNKRRNETYNWYMLSMEERKKLMYDHGMIGRKYAGRIKQFITGSVGFDDFEWGVTLFSDDVLQFKKIVYEMRFDETTARYGEFGSFFIGNKLDQQTFREMMAISVEK from the coding sequence ATGAGTCACGCAGCTGAAACTTTAGATGGATGGTATAGCTTGCATTTATTTTATGCAGTAGATTGGGCATCATGGCGACTAGTACCAGAAACAGAACGCATGGAGATGATCGCTCAATTTGAATCACTATTGACTGAACTCAAAGGTGCTAAAGATACAGGTGAGGGAGATCATGTTGCTTACAATATTGCAGGTCAAAAAGCAGATATTTTATTATGGTTTTTACGACCTGACATGAAAGCATTAACTGCAATTGAGACGGCGATTAATAAGCTACCTATTGCAGATCACTTTATTCCAACATATTCATATGTGTCGGTGGTTGAGTTGAGCAATTATCTTGCAGGCAAATCAGATGAAGACCCTTATGAAAATCCACATGTCCGTGCACGTCTCTACCCACAATTACCGGAGACAGACTATATTTGTTTTTATCCAATGAACAAGCGTCGTAATGAGACGTACAACTGGTATATGTTATCAATGGAAGAACGTAAAAAATTAATGTATGACCATGGCATGATTGGTCGTAAGTATGCAGGTCGAATCAAACAGTTTATTACGGGATCTGTTGGTTTTGATGATTTTGAGTGGGGCGTGACGCTTTTCTCAGATGATGTATTACAGTTTAAGAAAATCGTATACGAAATGAGATTTGATGAGACGACTGCACGTTACGGAGAATTTGGTAGTTTCTTTATTGGCAATAAGTTAGATCAACAAACGTTCCGAGAAATGATGGCAATCTCTGTTGAAAAATAA
- a CDS encoding APC family permease, translated as MDSEKQTLKPTIGLFTAVTIIVGTIIGSGVFVKPSSVLEYAGTSNLALWAWLLGGLLTLASGLTIAEVGAQITRTGGLYAYIKDIYGSFWGFLTGYTLTVLYGPAIIVSLILFLGILITNFFALDTFWTIPIGSGIFLFLLLLNIAGTYYANAMQNVTTLAKLIPIFAIVVFGLVYGESGVFGSDVTQIIMNNDGTVNFGRAVLATLFAYDGWIMLTTMSGEMKNPQKHLPLAMLIGILIVTFVYLMINIAVFKTLPASEVYLFGNRVSAEAATILFGSIGAKIVNIGLIISIIGTLNGKLITFPRIPFAMAQDNLLPYSQYIQYVSKRFSSPIGAHIVMSGLTLLILTLSIVFPTIFDADYLSEITIFIIYFFYMASFVGLFILRRQNKGKPRAFSVPFYPILPLLAMGGGLFIVINTFISDPLGSGIAIMGLLFGIPLYLFTVKSQKTNKF; from the coding sequence ATGGATTCGGAAAAGCAAACTTTGAAACCCACGATAGGTCTATTTACTGCAGTAACAATCATTGTTGGAACAATTATAGGGTCGGGGGTTTTCGTAAAACCGAGTTCTGTACTTGAATATGCTGGAACAAGTAATTTGGCATTGTGGGCATGGTTGCTCGGTGGGTTACTTACACTTGCATCGGGATTAACAATAGCTGAAGTGGGTGCACAGATTACGCGTACAGGTGGCTTGTATGCATATATTAAAGATATTTATGGCTCGTTTTGGGGCTTTTTAACAGGGTATACTTTGACTGTTTTGTATGGTCCAGCAATCATTGTATCACTCATTTTGTTTTTAGGTATTTTGATTACTAATTTTTTTGCGCTTGATACATTTTGGACAATTCCTATTGGTAGTGGCATATTTTTATTTCTATTACTACTCAATATTGCTGGGACATACTATGCGAATGCAATGCAAAATGTTACGACACTTGCTAAACTTATTCCTATTTTTGCAATTGTTGTGTTTGGTCTTGTTTATGGTGAATCCGGTGTCTTTGGTAGCGATGTGACGCAAATTATTATGAACAATGATGGTACAGTTAATTTTGGTCGTGCAGTATTAGCGACATTGTTTGCATACGATGGATGGATTATGCTAACCACAATGTCTGGTGAAATGAAAAATCCACAGAAACATTTACCACTCGCCATGTTAATCGGTATTTTGATCGTGACGTTTGTTTACTTGATGATCAATATCGCTGTTTTTAAAACTTTACCAGCTTCAGAAGTCTATTTATTTGGTAATCGTGTAAGTGCTGAAGCGGCGACAATACTATTTGGAAGTATTGGAGCTAAAATTGTAAACATCGGTTTGATTATCTCGATTATTGGAACGTTGAATGGCAAGTTAATCACGTTTCCACGTATTCCATTTGCGATGGCGCAAGATAACTTATTACCTTATTCTCAATATATTCAATACGTTAGCAAGCGTTTTAGTTCGCCAATTGGAGCACATATCGTGATGAGTGGTTTGACATTGCTGATTTTAACGTTGAGTATCGTTTTTCCAACCATTTTTGATGCAGACTATTTATCTGAAATCACGATATTTATTATTTACTTTTTCTATATGGCATCATTTGTAGGATTATTTATTTTAAGAAGACAAAATAAAGGAAAGCCTCGTGCTTTTTCAGTTCCGTTTTATCCTATCTTACCATTACTCGCTATGGGTGGTGGACTCTTTATTGTTATTAATACATTCATTTCAGACCCACTTGGTTCTGGTATTGCAATTATGGGTCTATTGTTCGGTATTCCACTGTACTTATTCACAGTTAAAAGTCAGAAAACGAATAAGTTTTAA
- a CDS encoding threonine/serine exporter family protein → MTKSKPSDQDVMNIVILAGRILLECGAEANRVEDTMHRIAAAYGYEETQGYALNIFINFSLSPDHDTRMVKIKKNDTNLRKVFLVNHISRQIAQQKLSFDQAYQTLKRIDREQNRYVLWHKMLFAGLISMGFLYLQGGYWEDLLPAVLAGALGYFVTEYMKGKQLTLFIPDLLGAIVIGLIAIPINHWIGSPNLGATITAAVMPIVPGVLITTAIQDLFERHMLMFTAKFLEAIVTSFAIGAGITTAFLIL, encoded by the coding sequence ATGACAAAATCAAAACCATCTGATCAAGATGTAATGAATATTGTAATATTGGCTGGTCGTATTTTATTAGAATGTGGTGCAGAGGCAAATCGTGTAGAAGATACAATGCACAGAATAGCAGCAGCCTATGGTTATGAAGAAACACAAGGATATGCTTTGAATATTTTTATTAATTTTTCGTTGTCACCTGATCATGATACACGTATGGTGAAAATAAAAAAGAATGACACAAATTTGCGTAAAGTTTTTTTGGTTAACCATATATCACGTCAAATTGCACAACAAAAGTTATCATTTGACCAAGCATATCAAACCTTAAAGCGTATTGATAGAGAGCAAAACCGCTATGTATTATGGCATAAGATGTTATTTGCTGGTTTGATTTCAATGGGCTTTTTATATTTGCAAGGTGGTTATTGGGAAGACTTACTTCCAGCTGTTCTTGCAGGTGCATTAGGATATTTTGTGACAGAATATATGAAAGGGAAACAATTGACACTGTTTATTCCGGATTTATTAGGGGCTATTGTCATTGGTCTCATTGCTATTCCAATTAATCATTGGATTGGCAGTCCCAACTTAGGTGCTACAATTACGGCTGCTGTAATGCCTATCGTTCCGGGCGTGTTGATTACTACGGCAATCCAAGATTTATTTGAGCGACATATGTTGATGTTTACCGCAAAGTTTTTAGAGGCGATTGTTACCTCTTTTGCAATTGGTGCAGGTATTACAACAGCATTTCTTATTCTATAA
- a CDS encoding threonine/serine exporter family protein, with product MAIPIIFICSFLTSFCFAFIYDAPRRLFLPAGLCGGFGYLIYHLTQVEFGIDGIYASLCGSFALGIISHLMARRYKSPVIIFMIPGIIPLVPGSIFLKATQKLLTLEFNEASDIFVRATLIAGAIAVGLLMSDQISKSFIRKPIAIIKPKNAQK from the coding sequence ATGGCGATTCCAATTATTTTCATTTGTAGTTTCTTAACCTCTTTTTGCTTTGCATTTATTTATGATGCACCAAGACGTTTATTTTTACCAGCTGGATTATGCGGTGGATTTGGCTATTTAATCTACCATTTGACACAAGTTGAATTTGGTATTGATGGGATATATGCAAGCTTATGTGGTAGCTTTGCGCTTGGCATTATTAGTCACCTTATGGCACGTCGATACAAATCTCCTGTGATCATTTTTATGATTCCAGGCATTATTCCGCTTGTACCGGGAAGTATTTTTTTAAAAGCAACTCAAAAATTACTTACATTAGAATTTAATGAAGCAAGTGATATTTTTGTGCGTGCTACATTAATTGCTGGTGCTATTGCTGTTGGCTTATTAATGTCTGATCAAATTTCAAAATCGTTTATCCGCAAGCCCATTGCAATTATTAAACCTAAAAACGCTCAAAAATAA